A stretch of the Hyperolius riggenbachi isolate aHypRig1 chromosome 11, aHypRig1.pri, whole genome shotgun sequence genome encodes the following:
- the CD248 gene encoding endosialin, translated as MFLFILNLQFIIFLQFSYSYELREQDALCGPIDSCYVVFYQRRTFLESWRACRERGGNLATVKNAQEAALVEQLLTSSTNSRSYGNLQQRLWIGLQRQPRQCTTQKPLRGFTWTTGDQDTAYTNWVTQPVSAGSPSSCSAPRCVAIGLGSAKPEDDFKWLDGSCTLPVDGFVCKFRYQGLCPVLSEENVRYSLPFGYEGTWLDSLPFGTMAVVSCEGHNQGMSVLCMLKEDGTFGWNKEPVCQTPENILCQRCQQMCERGTCTCQEGYVLQPDGYSCEPDDDPNYETQGCPCQYQCVAGPNGKGYQCTCPEGHELTSDEHSCEDIDECEDEDTCEHSCHNTLGSYTCACDLGFTVAEDDPERCVDIDECHVARMCQQMCVNYIGGFECYCNDGYELEPDRVNCKPMELYKEPKYEPNPPVIRIYEPELETSYTTTEGRHWPELDESVSWTNTDEPKISFEEETTTFEPLIKEIAETTTTPLEWEEDEETTTSHTVTPARTTSLLAKMDKFRRTILQSTLSSIPSIPSTVSAIHISAKIPKDNSEVNLWLRVKPTSELLTTVQPGTIIGVLAEARPTTKSSRSLVNDDNPSTTGVSATGAHMDVNTIPLKDRPRSNNSADTISPDLPDPPPSISQETKGKRDNRWLVVALLVPLCVFLVVMLALGIVYCTRCGGEAKPRSVTDCYHWVTGSAPEKGLPPPGVEKSNSRGAV; from the coding sequence ATGTTTCTATTCATCCTCAATCTACAATTCataatttttttgcaattttcctATTCTTATGAACTTAGAGAGCAAGATGCTCTGTGCGGGCCTATTGACTCTTGCTATGTGGTCTTTTACCAGCGACGCACATTTCTGGAGTCGTGGAGAGCTTGCCGAGAGAGAGGTGGCAATCTTGCCACTGTCAAAAATGCTCAGGAGGCCGCTTTAGTTGAGCAACTTCTTACCTCCTCTACAAATTCCCGTAGCTATGGAAACCTGCAACAAAGACTTTGGATTGGCTTGCAACGTCAGCCCAGGCAATGCACTACTCAGAAGCCTTTGCGTGGCTTCACCTGGACTACTGGGGACCAAGATACAGCTTACACCAACTGGGTTACCCAACCAGTTTCAGCAGGATCCCCAAGTTCCTGTTCAGCTCCAAGATGTGTGGCAATAGGATTGGGCTCTGCTAAGCCAGAAGATGACTTCAAATGGCTGGATGGATCTTGTACGCTGCCTGTTGATGGTTTTGTATGCAAGTTTCGCTATCAAGGATTATGTCCAGTTCTGAGCGAGGAAAACGTTCGTTATTCTCTGCCCTTTGGCTATGAGGGCACCTGGTTGGACTCACTTCCATTTGGTACTATGGCAGTTGTGTCTTGTGAAGGGCATAATCAGGGTATGTCTGTCCTTTGCATGCTGAAGGAGGATGGTACATTTGGATGGAACAAGGAACCCGTGTGCCAAACTCCTGAGAACATACTGTGCCAAAGATGTCAGCAGATGTGTGAAAGAGGCACTTGCACTTGCCAGGAAGGTTATGTACTCCAGCCAGATGGGTACTCCTGTGAGCCAGATGATGATCCTAACTATGAAACACAAGGATGCCCTTGTCAGTACCAGTGTGTAGCTGGGCCAAATGGAAAGGGTTACCAGTGCACATGCCCAGAGGGCCATGAACTGACATCCGATGAACACAGTTGTGAAGACATAGATGAATGTGAAGATGAAGATACATGTGAACACTCTTGCCATAATACTCTTGGATCTTATACCTGTGCTTGTGACTTAGGCTTCACTGTTGCAGAAGATGACCCCGAGCGTTGTGTGGATATTGATGAATGTCATGTAGCACGCATGTGCCAACAAATGTGTGTGAACTATATTGGGGGGTTCGAATGTTATTGTAATGATGGCTATGAATTAGAACCAGATCGTGTGAACTGCAAACCAATGGAGCTATATAAGGAGCCGAAATATGAGCCAAACCCACCTGTGATCAGAATATATGAGCCAGAACTGGAGACATCTTACACAACAACTGAGGGCCGACATTGGCCAGAGCTGGATGAATCTGTATCCTGGACCAATACTGATGAACCAAAAATATCTTTTGAAGAAGAGACAACAACTTTTGAACCACTTATTAAAGAAATCGCAGAAACTACGACTACCCCACTGGAGTGGGAGGAAGACGAGGAAACAACCACTTCACACACTGTTACCCCAGCTAGGACCACATCACTGTTAGCCAAGATGGATAAATTCAGGAGAACCATTTTGCAATCAACACTCTCCAGTATTCCTTCTATCCCGTCAACGGTTTCTGCAATACACATATCAGCTAAAATACCTAAAGACAATTCAGAGGTCAATCTATGGCTGAGGGTTAAGCCTACATCTGAGCTCCTTACAACAGTACAACCTGGAACCATTATAGGTGTGTTGGCAGAGGCTAGGCCAACAACAAAGTCTAGCAGATCCCTTGTTAATGATGATAACCCTTCTACAACGGGGGTGTCTGCAACTGGAGCACATATGGATGTGAATACAATACCTTTAAAGGATCGACCCCGCTCTAATAACAGTGccgatactatttctcctgatttGCCTGACCCTCCTCCTAGCATATCCCAAGAAACAAAGGGAAAGCGGGACAATCGATGGTTGGTGGTGGCCTTACTTGTACCGCTTTGTGTCTTTCTCGTTGTTATGTTGGCACTTGGCATAGTCTACTGTACCCGCTGTGGAGGGGAAGCAAAACCGCGAAGTGTCACTGACTGCTATCACTGGGTAACAGGAAGCGCACCTGAAAAAGGCCTTCCTCCCCCAGGGGTAGAGAAATCTAACAGTCGGGGGGCTGTTTGA